Part of the Chloroflexota bacterium genome is shown below.
TTCATACCATCGCTTTTCGCGGGATGTCATACGCCTTGCGGAAATAAGCCTGCCAATTGCTCCAGCTTCAACCTCGTCGATTCGTCCGGTATGAATAACCACGATGTACGCATTGCCTATCATTCCAAAACTGTGCCACCGCTGCTCACCCCCATGCCAGTCCTCCCGAATGCGGAGGAATCCATCGAAGAACACATGCACAGCCGTCTCAAAGTCGATGCCGTGCTTGCTCAGGTTCGCGGCGTTCTTGGCTTCGTCCCATTCCCAGGGCACTAGTCCCTCTTCGTAGTGACATTAGTGTAGTTACATGCAATTGAATTGTCAAGACATGGAGCTACACGTCATCGCGTCTAAAGCGGCTCGTTTGCGCGCTGGCGCCCGAGCAGCCACCACTCCAGGCTATCATGCAGCGCCATCCACGACGCCTCGATGATGTTGGCTGAGCAGCCCATCGTGTGCCACCTCGACTCGCCGTCCGTGGATTCCACGAGTACCCGCACCACGGCGCCCGTGCCCGTCCCCTGGTCGACGACGCGCACCTTGTAGTCCAGCAGCCGGACAGTTTCCAGTTCCGGGTAGAACGAGAGCAGTCCTTTGCGCGCCGCCTGGTCCATGGCGTTTACCGGGCCGTTGCCGCTCGCAGCAGTGTGGATGACCTGCCCGTTTACCTGCACCTTCACCGTCGCCTCGCACGCGACGCTGTCGGCATCGACGTCAGCCGGCCGGCGGTGCTTCTCCACGATGACCATGAAGTCCACCAGGTCAAAGGGCGGCC
Proteins encoded:
- a CDS encoding BrnT family toxin; translated protein: MPWEWDEAKNAANLSKHGIDFETAVHVFFDGFLRIREDWHGGEQRWHSFGMIGNAYIVVIHTGRIDEVEAGAIGRLISARRMTSREKRWYEQTRT